One window of Kosakonia cowanii JCM 10956 = DSM 18146 genomic DNA carries:
- the ydgH gene encoding DUF1471 family protein YdgH, with the protein MKLKYTLLASALLSATAFTANAATELTPEQAAAVKPYDRIVITGRFNAIGDAVNAVSKRADKEGAASFYVVDTSDANNSGNQRVTADLYKADAAKADKPTYRVINGVTEYPKDKAIALEPYDTVTVQGFYRTQPEVNDAISKAAKAKGADAFYIVRQVDANQGGNQLITAFIYKANAKKRVIQSADAIPRNSEAGRAALAKGGEEAKRVEIPGVASDATAGVGVGRFFETQSSTGGRYSVTLPDGQKIEELNKITAAQMVPFDSVKFTGNYGNMTEISYQVAKRAAAKGAKYYHITRQWSESGNNMTISADLYK; encoded by the coding sequence ATGAAGCTCAAGTACACCCTCCTGGCGTCAGCACTTCTGTCCGCAACCGCGTTTACTGCTAACGCCGCGACAGAGTTAACACCGGAGCAAGCCGCTGCGGTGAAGCCTTACGATCGCATCGTGATTACCGGACGTTTTAACGCGATTGGCGATGCGGTTAACGCCGTCTCCAAACGCGCAGATAAAGAAGGCGCGGCCTCTTTTTATGTCGTTGACACCTCTGATGCCAATAACAGCGGCAACCAGCGCGTCACCGCCGATCTCTATAAAGCTGATGCGGCGAAAGCAGACAAGCCGACCTATCGTGTGATCAATGGCGTAACCGAATATCCAAAAGATAAAGCCATTGCGCTCGAGCCTTACGATACCGTGACGGTGCAGGGTTTCTACCGCACCCAGCCGGAAGTTAACGACGCTATCAGCAAAGCGGCGAAAGCCAAGGGCGCTGATGCGTTCTATATCGTGCGCCAGGTTGATGCCAACCAGGGCGGCAACCAGCTGATTACGGCCTTCATCTATAAAGCCAATGCGAAAAAACGCGTGATTCAGAGCGCAGACGCCATCCCACGTAACTCCGAAGCGGGCCGTGCCGCGCTGGCGAAAGGCGGTGAAGAAGCGAAGCGTGTTGAAATTCCAGGCGTAGCGTCAGATGCCACCGCAGGCGTCGGCGTTGGCCGTTTCTTTGAAACGCAATCCTCTACCGGTGGTCGTTACAGTGTCACGCTTCCGGACGGTCAAAAGATTGAAGAGCTGAATAAAATCACCGCCGCGCAGATGGTGCCTTTCGACAGCGTTAAGTTCACCGGCAACTATGGCAACATGACTGAAATCTCTTATCAGGTCGCCAAACGTGCCGCCGCAAAAGGCGCGAAGTACTATCACATCACGCGTCAGTGGTCTGAAAGCGGCAACAACATGACCATCAGCGCCGACCTCTATAAATAA
- the pntA gene encoding Re/Si-specific NAD(P)(+) transhydrogenase subunit alpha, with amino-acid sequence MRIGVPKERLANETRVAATPKTVEQLLKLGFTVAIESGAGKLASFDDEAFAQAGATIVDSDNVWHSDVILKVNAPLEEEIALLNPGTTLVSFIWPAQNPALIETLAARNVTVMAMDSVPRISRAQSLDALSSMANIAGYRSIVEAAHEFGRFFTGQITAAGKVPPAKVMVIGAGVAGLAAIGAANSLGAIVRAFDTRPEVKEQVQSMGAEFLELDFEEEAGSGDGYAKVMSEAFIKAEMELFAAQAKEVDIIVTTALIPGKPAPKLITREMVDSMQPGSVIVDLAAQNGGNCEYTVPNQVTTTANGVKVIGYTDLPGRLPTQSSQLYGTNLVNLLKLLCVEKDGNVVVNFDDVVVRGVTVVREGEVTWPAPPIQVSAQPQAAPKAAPAAPKEEPTPASPWRKYALMALAIVLFGWLADVAPKEFLGHFTVFALSCVVGFYVVWNVSHALHTPLMSVTNAISGIIVVGALLQMGHGGWVSFFSFIAVLIASINIFGGFTVTQRMLKMFRKN; translated from the coding sequence ATGCGTATTGGTGTACCTAAAGAGAGGTTGGCCAATGAAACCCGCGTGGCCGCGACGCCGAAAACGGTCGAGCAGCTACTAAAACTGGGTTTCACCGTCGCGATTGAGAGCGGCGCGGGCAAGCTGGCAAGTTTTGACGACGAGGCGTTTGCCCAGGCGGGCGCGACCATTGTCGATAGCGATAATGTCTGGCATTCAGATGTGATCCTGAAAGTGAACGCGCCGCTGGAGGAGGAGATTGCACTGCTCAATCCGGGCACAACGCTGGTGAGCTTTATCTGGCCTGCACAAAACCCGGCGCTGATTGAGACGCTGGCGGCACGCAACGTCACGGTGATGGCGATGGACTCCGTTCCGCGCATCTCACGCGCTCAGTCGCTGGATGCGCTGAGCTCGATGGCGAATATCGCTGGTTATCGCTCCATTGTCGAAGCCGCTCACGAGTTTGGCCGCTTCTTTACGGGGCAGATCACCGCCGCCGGTAAAGTGCCACCAGCCAAAGTGATGGTGATTGGCGCAGGCGTTGCCGGTCTTGCCGCCATCGGTGCGGCCAACAGCCTTGGCGCGATTGTCCGTGCGTTCGATACCCGCCCGGAAGTGAAGGAGCAGGTGCAAAGTATGGGCGCCGAGTTCCTCGAGCTTGATTTTGAAGAGGAAGCGGGCAGCGGCGACGGCTATGCGAAGGTGATGTCGGAAGCCTTTATCAAAGCGGAGATGGAGCTCTTTGCCGCGCAAGCGAAAGAGGTCGACATCATCGTCACCACGGCACTCATTCCGGGCAAACCGGCGCCGAAACTGATCACCCGCGAGATGGTTGACTCCATGCAGCCGGGCAGCGTGATTGTCGATCTGGCGGCGCAAAACGGCGGTAACTGCGAATATACCGTGCCGAACCAGGTCACCACTACCGCCAACGGCGTCAAAGTGATTGGCTACACCGATCTCCCGGGCCGCCTGCCGACTCAGTCGTCACAACTCTATGGCACCAACCTGGTTAACCTGCTGAAACTGCTCTGCGTTGAGAAAGATGGCAACGTAGTGGTTAACTTCGACGACGTGGTGGTGCGCGGCGTAACGGTGGTGCGTGAAGGCGAAGTGACCTGGCCGGCACCGCCGATTCAGGTCTCTGCCCAGCCGCAGGCCGCACCGAAAGCGGCCCCCGCTGCGCCGAAAGAGGAGCCGACACCAGCTTCACCGTGGCGTAAATATGCGCTGATGGCGCTGGCGATTGTGCTGTTTGGCTGGCTTGCCGATGTCGCGCCGAAAGAGTTCCTTGGTCACTTCACCGTGTTTGCGCTCTCCTGCGTGGTGGGCTTCTACGTCGTGTGGAACGTCTCCCATGCGCTGCATACGCCGCTGATGTCGGTCACCAATGCCATCTCCGGCATTATTGTCGTCGGGGCGCTGCTACAGATGGGGCACGGCGGCTGGGTCAGCTTCTTCAGCTTTATCGCAGTGCTGATTGCCAGTATCAATATTTTTGGTGGTTTCACCGTCACTCAGCGCATGCTGAAAATGTTCCGGAAGAACTAA
- the pntB gene encoding Re/Si-specific NAD(P)(+) transhydrogenase subunit beta, which produces MSGGLVTAAYIVAAILFIFSLAGLSKHETSQQGNNFGIAGMAIALVATIFGPDAGNVAWILLAMIIGGAIGMRLAKRVEMTEMPELVAVLHSFVGLAAVLVGFNSYLDHNPGMDPVLVNIHLTEVFIGIFIGAVTFTGSIVAFGKLRGKISSKPLMLPNRHKMNLAALVVSFVLLLVFVRTESVGLQVLALLLMTIIALVFGWHLVASIGGADMPVVVSMLNSYSGWAAAAAGFMLSNDLLIVTGALVGSSGAILSYIMCKAMNRSFISVIAGGFGTDGSSSGSEEEAGEHREINAEETAELLKNSHSVIITPGYGMAVAQAQYPVAEITEKLRARGVKVRFGIHPVAGRLPGHMNVLLAEAKVPYDIVLEMDEINDDFADTDTVLVIGANDTVNPAAQDDPRSPIAGMPVLEVWKAQNVIVFKRSMNTGYAGVQNPLFFKENTQMLFGDAKASVDAILKAL; this is translated from the coding sequence ATGTCTGGTGGATTAGTTACAGCTGCATACATTGTTGCCGCGATCCTGTTTATTTTCAGCCTGGCGGGGCTTTCAAAGCACGAAACCTCCCAGCAGGGTAACAACTTCGGTATCGCCGGGATGGCGATCGCGCTGGTGGCGACAATCTTTGGTCCGGATGCTGGCAACGTCGCGTGGATCCTGCTGGCGATGATCATCGGTGGCGCAATCGGTATGCGTCTGGCGAAGCGCGTCGAAATGACCGAAATGCCGGAGCTCGTCGCAGTGCTGCATAGCTTTGTTGGCCTGGCGGCGGTGCTGGTGGGCTTCAACAGCTATCTCGACCACAACCCGGGTATGGATCCGGTGCTGGTCAATATTCATCTCACCGAAGTGTTTATCGGTATCTTTATCGGTGCCGTCACCTTCACCGGGTCGATTGTGGCATTTGGTAAGCTGCGTGGGAAAATCTCCTCGAAGCCGCTGATGCTGCCGAATCGTCACAAGATGAACCTCGCCGCGCTGGTGGTTTCCTTTGTGCTGCTGCTGGTGTTTGTACGTACCGAAAGCGTTGGCCTGCAGGTGCTGGCGCTGCTGCTGATGACCATCATTGCGCTGGTATTTGGCTGGCATCTGGTGGCGTCGATTGGCGGCGCGGATATGCCGGTCGTGGTCTCGATGCTTAACTCCTACTCCGGTTGGGCGGCGGCGGCGGCGGGCTTTATGCTCAGCAACGACCTGCTGATCGTCACCGGTGCGCTGGTTGGTTCGTCCGGGGCAATCCTCTCCTACATTATGTGTAAGGCGATGAACCGCTCCTTTATCAGCGTGATTGCCGGTGGGTTTGGCACCGACGGCTCCTCCAGCGGTAGCGAAGAGGAAGCGGGCGAGCACCGCGAAATCAACGCTGAAGAGACGGCGGAGCTGCTGAAAAACTCCCACTCGGTGATCATCACTCCGGGCTACGGGATGGCGGTGGCGCAGGCGCAGTATCCGGTAGCAGAAATTACCGAAAAACTGCGCGCCCGCGGCGTGAAAGTGCGTTTCGGTATTCACCCGGTTGCCGGGCGTTTGCCGGGCCATATGAACGTGCTGCTGGCGGAAGCGAAAGTGCCGTATGACATCGTGCTGGAGATGGATGAGATCAACGATGATTTCGCCGATACCGACACGGTGCTGGTGATTGGCGCGAACGACACCGTTAACCCGGCGGCGCAGGACGATCCGCGCAGCCCCATCGCCGGTATGCCAGTGCTGGAAGTGTGGAAGGCGCAGAACGTGATTGTCTTTAAACGTTCGATGAACACCGGTTACGCCGGCGTGCAGAACCCGCTCTTCTTCAAAGAGAATACGCAGATGCTGTTTGGCGATGCCAAAGCCAGCGTTGATGCCATTCTCAAAGCGCTGTAA
- a CDS encoding mechanosensitive ion channel family protein → MTFLSRFDFISILMMPSFWIGLGTVVIVTLVVYWLFTHLLKMVLKGARSWSEKQGGVGTLQHVVVDMLSRTSRFLLFVAALLFSLRFVDLPDHLFNTLGHAWFLVLAIQIALWLDQGVVSWMRHLMYSPNTSKNPVTMVIAGLLLRMMLWTMMLLSILANVGVNITALVASLGVGGIAIALAVQTILSDVFASLSIGFDKPFEIGDFVVFGDVAGTIEHIGLKTTRIRSLSGEQIVCGNAILLQQTLHNYKRMQTRRIVFTFGLALTTPPDKLRKVGEMVKTIITDVGNTRFDRAHFLGFGTDRLNFEVVHIVNSADYNTYMDIQQEINIRIMEQLAAEGIELAIPCVVVKGGWQLKRPP, encoded by the coding sequence ATGACGTTTTTGTCACGTTTTGACTTTATATCCATTTTGATGATGCCCTCATTCTGGATTGGTCTTGGTACGGTGGTGATTGTGACGCTGGTGGTCTACTGGCTCTTCACCCACTTACTGAAAATGGTGCTGAAAGGCGCGCGTAGCTGGAGTGAAAAGCAGGGCGGAGTCGGCACATTGCAGCATGTGGTGGTGGATATGCTCAGCCGCACCAGCAGATTCCTGCTCTTTGTCGCGGCATTACTCTTCAGCCTGCGCTTCGTCGACCTTCCCGACCACCTCTTTAACACCCTCGGGCACGCCTGGTTTTTAGTGCTGGCGATCCAGATTGCGCTCTGGCTTGATCAGGGCGTGGTGTCGTGGATGCGCCACCTGATGTACTCGCCTAATACCAGCAAAAACCCGGTCACTATGGTGATTGCCGGTCTGCTACTGCGCATGATGCTCTGGACGATGATGCTGCTGTCGATCCTGGCGAATGTCGGCGTCAACATTACGGCGCTGGTGGCCAGCCTCGGAGTAGGCGGTATCGCCATTGCGCTGGCGGTGCAAACCATTCTGAGCGATGTTTTTGCCTCGCTCTCCATCGGCTTCGATAAACCCTTCGAGATCGGCGACTTTGTTGTGTTCGGCGACGTTGCCGGTACCATTGAGCATATTGGTCTCAAAACCACCCGTATTCGCAGCCTGAGCGGGGAGCAGATTGTCTGCGGTAACGCCATTCTGTTGCAGCAAACGCTGCATAACTATAAGCGTATGCAGACGCGCCGTATCGTCTTCACTTTTGGCCTGGCGCTCACCACGCCGCCGGATAAGCTGCGCAAAGTGGGCGAGATGGTAAAAACCATCATTACCGACGTGGGCAATACGCGTTTCGATCGCGCCCACTTCCTCGGCTTTGGTACCGATCGGCTGAACTTTGAAGTGGTGCACATTGTTAATTCGGCGGATTACAACACCTACATGGATATTCAGCAGGAGATCAATATCCGCATCATGGAGCAGCTGGCGGCAGAAGGGATTGAGCTGGCGATACCGTGCGTGGTGGTGAAAGGGGGCTGGCAGTTGAAACGCCCTCCGTAG
- the uspE gene encoding universal stress protein UspE — protein sequence MAKYQNMLVAIDPNQDDQPALRRAVYLHQRIGGRIKAFLPIYDFSYEMTTLLSPDERTAMRQGVISQRTAWIREQAKYYIDAGVPIDIKVVWHNRPFEAIIQEVLSGGHDLLLKMTHQHDKLESVIFTPTDWHLLRKCPCPVWMVKDQPWPEGGRAVVAVNLASEEIYHNALNEKLVKETQHLAEQVNHTEVHLVGAYPVTPINIAIELPEFDPSVYNDAIRGQHLLAMKALRQKFGIDEKMTHVEKGLPEEVIPDLAEHLQAGIVVLGTIGRTGISAAFLGNTAEQVIDHLRCDLLVIKPDDYQSPVALDDDEDD from the coding sequence ATGGCTAAGTATCAGAATATGTTGGTCGCCATCGATCCTAATCAGGACGATCAACCCGCATTACGACGTGCCGTGTATTTGCATCAACGGATTGGCGGTCGGATCAAAGCATTTTTGCCGATTTACGACTTCTCATACGAGATGACCACCCTTCTGTCCCCCGATGAGCGAACAGCGATGCGCCAGGGCGTTATCAGCCAGCGCACCGCATGGATCCGCGAACAGGCGAAATACTATATCGACGCGGGTGTGCCAATCGACATCAAAGTGGTGTGGCATAACCGTCCTTTCGAAGCGATTATTCAGGAAGTGCTCTCCGGCGGCCACGATCTGCTGCTGAAGATGACCCACCAGCACGACAAACTGGAATCAGTGATTTTCACCCCGACCGACTGGCATCTGCTGCGTAAATGTCCCTGCCCGGTGTGGATGGTAAAAGATCAGCCGTGGCCGGAAGGCGGTCGCGCTGTGGTTGCCGTTAACCTTGCCAGCGAAGAGATCTATCACAACGCGCTGAATGAGAAGCTGGTGAAAGAGACCCAGCATCTGGCTGAGCAGGTCAACCATACTGAAGTGCACCTCGTCGGTGCCTATCCTGTCACCCCCATCAATATTGCGATTGAACTGCCGGAGTTTGATCCGAGCGTCTATAACGACGCCATTCGCGGCCAGCATCTGCTGGCGATGAAAGCGCTGCGGCAAAAGTTTGGTATCGATGAGAAAATGACCCATGTCGAGAAAGGGTTGCCGGAAGAGGTGATTCCGGACCTGGCGGAGCATCTGCAGGCTGGCATTGTGGTGCTTGGCACCATTGGCCGCACCGGTATCTCCGCCGCGTTTCTCGGCAACACCGCAGAGCAGGTGATCGATCACCTGCGCTGCGATTTGCTGGTTATCAAACCGGATGATTACCAGTCGCCCGTGGCACTGGATGACGACGAAGACGACTAA
- the fnr gene encoding fumarate/nitrate reduction transcriptional regulator Fnr — translation MIPEKRIIRRIQSGGCAIHCQDCSISQLCIPFTLNEHELDQLDNIIERKKPIQKGQTLFKAGDELKSLYAIRSGTIKSYTITEQGDEQITGFHLAGDLVGFDAIGTGHHPSFAQALETSMVCEIPFETLDDLSGKMPSLRQQMMRLMSGEIKGDQDMILLLSKKNAEERLAAFIYNLSRRFAQRGFSPREFRLTMTRGDIGNYLGLTVETISRLLGRFQKSGMLAVKGKYITIENGDLLSELAGHARNVA, via the coding sequence ATGATCCCGGAAAAGCGAATTATTCGACGCATTCAGTCTGGCGGTTGTGCTATCCATTGTCAGGATTGCAGTATCAGCCAGCTTTGCATCCCCTTTACTCTTAATGAGCATGAGCTGGATCAGCTCGACAATATCATTGAGCGTAAAAAGCCCATCCAGAAAGGTCAGACCCTGTTTAAAGCAGGCGATGAGCTGAAATCGCTCTACGCTATCCGTTCTGGCACCATCAAAAGCTATACCATCACCGAACAGGGTGATGAGCAGATCACCGGTTTCCATCTGGCGGGCGATCTGGTGGGCTTTGATGCCATCGGTACCGGTCATCACCCGAGCTTCGCTCAGGCGCTGGAGACCTCAATGGTGTGTGAGATCCCGTTCGAAACGCTGGACGATCTCTCTGGCAAAATGCCGAGCCTGCGCCAGCAGATGATGCGTCTGATGAGCGGCGAGATCAAAGGCGATCAGGATATGATCCTGCTGCTGTCGAAGAAAAACGCGGAAGAGCGCCTGGCGGCGTTTATCTACAACCTCTCCCGTCGTTTTGCGCAGCGTGGTTTCTCGCCGCGTGAATTCCGTCTGACCATGACCCGTGGCGACATCGGCAACTACCTGGGCCTGACCGTTGAGACCATCAGCCGTCTGCTGGGTCGTTTCCAGAAGAGCGGCATGCTGGCGGTGAAGGGGAAATATATCACCATCGAAAATGGCGATCTGCTCTCCGAGCTGGCGGGTCACGCTCGTAACGTTGCCTGA
- the ogt gene encoding methylated-DNA--[protein]-cysteine S-methyltransferase has product MLTLLEDKISTPLGPLWIICDEQFQLRAVEWEEHEARMVELLNIHYRREGYQRVASQNPGGLSQKLQDYFDGDLAVIDTLPTATGGTPFQREVWQMLRTIPCGQVMHYGQLATILGRAGAARAVGAANGANPISIVVPCHRVIGSNGMLTGYAGGVARKEWLLRHERYLLL; this is encoded by the coding sequence ATGCTCACCCTGCTTGAAGATAAAATCTCCACCCCGCTTGGCCCATTGTGGATCATCTGCGATGAGCAGTTTCAGCTGCGCGCCGTCGAGTGGGAAGAACATGAGGCCCGGATGGTTGAACTGCTTAATATTCACTATCGCCGTGAAGGGTATCAGCGCGTGGCTTCGCAGAATCCTGGCGGGTTGAGCCAAAAACTGCAGGACTATTTCGACGGCGATCTGGCGGTGATTGATACCCTGCCGACCGCGACGGGCGGTACCCCTTTTCAACGTGAAGTGTGGCAGATGCTGCGCACCATTCCCTGTGGTCAGGTGATGCATTATGGTCAACTGGCGACAATTCTTGGGCGTGCGGGCGCGGCGCGTGCCGTGGGTGCAGCGAACGGTGCCAATCCGATCAGCATTGTCGTCCCCTGCCACCGCGTGATCGGCAGTAATGGCATGCTCACTGGCTATGCGGGCGGCGTGGCCCGTAAAGAGTGGCTGCTGCGCCATGAACGTTACTTACTATTGTGA
- the smrA gene encoding DNA endonuclease SmrA encodes MNPDEKSLFLDAMEDVQPLKRSADVHWHPSHKSRPLQRIDTLQLDNFLTTGFLDPVALDTPLEFRREGLQVGVLDKLRLGKYTQQASLNLLRQPVEQCRQMLFSFMHQSRKDGLRNVLIIHGKGRDETSHANIIRSYLARWLPEFEDVQAFCPALPHHGGSGACYVALRKSEQAKQENWERHAKRSR; translated from the coding sequence ATGAACCCGGATGAAAAATCGCTGTTTCTTGACGCCATGGAGGATGTCCAACCCCTGAAGCGCAGTGCTGATGTGCACTGGCACCCGAGCCATAAATCCCGACCATTGCAGCGCATTGACACCCTGCAACTCGATAATTTTTTGACCACTGGCTTTCTTGACCCGGTAGCGCTTGATACGCCGCTGGAGTTTCGCCGCGAAGGGCTACAAGTCGGCGTGCTCGATAAGCTGCGGCTGGGCAAATATACCCAGCAGGCAAGCCTGAACCTGCTGCGCCAGCCCGTCGAGCAGTGCCGGCAGATGCTGTTTAGCTTTATGCATCAGAGCCGTAAGGATGGGCTACGCAATGTGCTGATCATTCACGGAAAAGGGCGCGATGAGACCTCGCACGCCAATATCATCCGCAGCTACCTGGCGCGCTGGCTGCCAGAGTTTGAGGATGTGCAGGCGTTCTGCCCGGCGTTGCCGCACCACGGCGGCAGCGGCGCATGCTATGTCGCCCTGCGCAAATCCGAGCAGGCAAAGCAGGAGAACTGGGAGCGGCACGCCAAGCGCAGCCGCTAG
- the umuC gene encoding translesion error-prone DNA polymerase V subunit UmuC — MYALVDVNSFYTSCETVFRPDLTGKPVVVLSNNDGCVISRSAEAKALGITMADPYFKQKALMERHNVAVFSSNYALYGDMSHRVMTLLEELCPAVDIYSIDEAFVDLTGIPQLREFGRTLRNAIYQRTMLTVGVGIAPTKTLAKLANNAAKKWPDASGGVVDLSRQAQQLKLMAALPVGEVWGIGRRLSKRLEAMGIDTVLKLAQSDLWLIRKNFSVVLERTARELRGEPCLGFAEFTPAKHEIISSRSFGERVNDYASVREGICTWAARAAEKLRADRQYCRYVGAFIKSSPHDDDEPYYSNSAGIRLLTPTHDTRDIIAAATRSLDIIWKQGPRYQKAGVMLGDFFSKGVAQLNLFDEFTPRENSESLMNVLDTLNKKGNKLWFAGQGITPGWKMKRSLLSPAWTTRLADVPLVG; from the coding sequence ATGTACGCGCTCGTTGATGTTAATTCGTTCTATACCAGCTGCGAGACCGTCTTCCGGCCCGATTTAACCGGTAAGCCGGTGGTGGTGTTATCCAATAACGATGGCTGCGTCATCTCCCGCTCGGCTGAAGCCAAAGCGCTCGGCATTACGATGGCTGACCCCTACTTCAAGCAGAAGGCGCTAATGGAGCGTCACAATGTGGCGGTATTCAGCAGTAACTACGCACTGTATGGCGATATGAGCCATCGGGTGATGACGCTGCTGGAAGAGCTCTGCCCGGCGGTAGATATCTACAGCATCGATGAAGCGTTTGTGGATTTAACCGGCATTCCACAGCTGCGCGAGTTTGGGCGTACCCTGCGTAATGCGATTTATCAGCGCACCATGCTTACCGTCGGCGTCGGCATTGCGCCGACGAAAACGCTGGCCAAGCTGGCGAATAACGCCGCGAAAAAGTGGCCGGATGCGTCGGGCGGCGTGGTCGATCTGTCGCGCCAGGCGCAGCAGCTAAAGCTGATGGCCGCCCTGCCGGTAGGCGAAGTGTGGGGGATTGGCCGCCGTCTGAGCAAGCGGCTGGAGGCGATGGGTATTGATACCGTGCTCAAGCTGGCGCAGAGCGATTTATGGCTTATCCGTAAAAACTTCAGCGTGGTGCTGGAGCGAACGGCACGTGAACTGCGCGGCGAGCCCTGTCTTGGATTTGCCGAGTTCACACCGGCGAAGCATGAGATCATCAGCTCCCGCTCCTTTGGCGAGCGCGTCAACGACTACGCATCGGTGCGCGAAGGCATCTGCACCTGGGCGGCGCGGGCCGCTGAAAAGCTGCGCGCGGATCGTCAATATTGCCGCTATGTCGGGGCTTTTATAAAGAGTAGCCCGCACGATGATGACGAACCTTATTACAGCAATAGTGCAGGCATTCGTTTACTGACGCCAACCCATGACACCCGCGATATTATTGCAGCGGCAACACGTAGCCTGGATATTATCTGGAAGCAAGGGCCGAGATATCAAAAAGCGGGCGTTATGCTGGGGGATTTTTTTAGTAAAGGCGTCGCGCAACTTAATTTATTCGATGAATTTACTCCGCGCGAAAATAGCGAATCACTAATGAATGTTTTAGACACGCTTAATAAGAAGGGAAATAAATTATGGTTTGCCGGCCAGGGCATCACGCCAGGCTGGAAGATGAAGCGCTCCCTGCTCTCCCCCGCCTGGACCACACGCTTAGCGGATGTTCCGCTTGTCGGCTAG
- the umuD gene encoding translesion error-prone DNA polymerase V autoproteolytic subunit → MTTSAFPSPAADYIEDAIDLVSSLIAHPSATYVMRASSDAMCEAAILPGSLLLVDTSLQPGDGDIVVARLLSGFMVKRLRLRPYPQLVADNPAYPAIRIEEEEGAHIVGVVTTVITLPPRHHVRAR, encoded by the coding sequence ATGACTACCAGCGCTTTTCCGAGTCCGGCTGCGGACTACATTGAAGATGCGATCGACCTGGTGAGCAGCCTGATCGCCCACCCGTCGGCCACCTATGTGATGCGGGCATCCAGTGACGCCATGTGCGAGGCGGCGATCCTGCCGGGTTCGCTGTTACTGGTCGATACCAGCCTGCAACCGGGCGATGGCGATATTGTTGTCGCCCGCCTGTTAAGCGGTTTTATGGTAAAGCGGCTGCGGCTGCGGCCTTATCCGCAGCTGGTGGCGGATAACCCCGCTTACCCGGCGATCAGGATCGAAGAAGAGGAAGGCGCGCATATTGTTGGCGTCGTAACGACCGTGATCACTTTGCCGCCCCGCCATCATGTACGCGCTCGTTGA